The following proteins are co-located in the Pseudomonas antarctica genome:
- the urtD gene encoding urea ABC transporter ATP-binding protein UrtD has protein sequence MRVTATAEFMLEPILEPNKDAGSSRDAIGIGQAAGKGLNTRHGTILTLEDISVSFDGFKALNDLNLYIGVGELRCIIGPNGAGKTTLMDVITGKTRPSHGKAWFGETLDLTSMSEVQIAQAGIGRKFQKPTVFEALSVFENLELAQKTDKSVWASLRARLSGEQKDRIDEVLETIRLTASVQRPAGLLSHGQKQFLEIGMLLMQDPQLLLLDEPVAGMTDAETEFTAELFKRLAGKHSLMVVEHDMGFVGSIADHVTVLHQGSVLAEGSLEQVQENERVIEVYLGR, from the coding sequence ATGAGAGTCACTGCGACGGCGGAATTTATGCTCGAACCCATTCTCGAACCGAACAAAGACGCGGGCAGCAGCCGCGATGCGATCGGCATCGGCCAGGCCGCAGGCAAGGGTCTCAACACCCGCCACGGCACCATCCTGACCCTGGAAGACATCAGTGTCAGCTTCGACGGTTTCAAGGCGCTCAATGACCTGAACCTGTACATCGGCGTCGGCGAACTGCGCTGCATCATCGGCCCCAACGGCGCGGGCAAAACCACGCTGATGGACGTGATCACCGGCAAGACCCGCCCCAGCCACGGCAAGGCCTGGTTTGGCGAAACCCTCGACCTGACCAGCATGAGCGAAGTGCAGATCGCCCAGGCCGGCATCGGCCGCAAGTTCCAGAAACCCACGGTATTCGAAGCCCTGAGCGTGTTCGAAAACCTGGAACTGGCGCAGAAAACCGACAAGTCCGTGTGGGCCAGCCTGCGCGCACGCTTGAGCGGCGAGCAGAAAGACCGTATCGATGAAGTGCTCGAGACTATCCGCCTGACCGCTTCGGTACAGCGCCCGGCCGGGCTGCTGTCCCACGGCCAGAAGCAGTTCCTGGAAATCGGCATGTTGTTGATGCAAGACCCGCAGCTGTTGCTGCTGGACGAACCGGTAGCGGGCATGACCGACGCCGAAACCGAATTCACCGCCGAACTGTTCAAGCGCCTCGCGGGCAAGCACTCGCTGATGGTGGTGGAGCACGACATGGGCTTCGTCGGCTCGATTGCCGACCACGTGACGGTGTTGCACCAGGGCAGCGTGCTGGCCGAAGGGTCGCTGGAACAGGTGCAGGAAAATGAGCGGGTGATCGAGGTTTATCTCGGTCGCTGA